The genomic stretch CTCACGGTGGAGCGCGTGCTGCTCAACTTCATGCAGCGCCTCAGCGGCATCGCCACGCTCACGCGACGGTACGTTGATGCCGTGAACGGCACAGGCTGCACCATCCTCGACACGCGCAAGACCACGCCCACCCTGCGCGCACTGGAGAAATGGGCCGTGCAGCTCGGCGGAGGCGCCAACCATCGGCATGGCCTCTACGACATGGTCATGATCAAGGACAATCACCACGACATGCTGGGCGGGATCCCGCAAGCAATCGCGGCGGCGCGCGCATACCTGGATCGCAAGCAGCTCGACTTGAAGATCGAGGTGGAGGTGCGCGGCTTGGATGAACTGGAATTGGTGCTGCGCCATGGCGGCGTGGATCGCGTGATGCTCGACAACTTCACCCCGAGCGTGCTCCGGAAAGCGGTTGAGCTCATCAGTGGCCGCTTCGAGACCGAAGCATCAGGCGGGATCACCTTGGATACCGTCCGGTCCTTCGCGGAAACGGGCGTCGATTTCATCAGCGTGGGGGCGCTCACGCACAGCGCCCCCAGCCTCGATCTGAGCTTGAAGGCCGCTTGAACCATGATCGAGCGGTTGCAGCGCAAGATCCTATTCTCCCGGCCATTCCGGCGGATCATCGCATGGGCCACGCGGATCATCCTGCCCGGATTCGAGGGATTCAACCTCTACCAGATCGCCCGTTTCTTCATCGGCGCACTCGCCAAAGGGCACATCGTCACGCGCGCCTCGGCCATCGCCTTCAAGCTCTTCCTGGCCTTCTTCCCAGCGGTGATCGTGCTGCTCACGCTGATCCCTTACGTGCCAATCGCTGATTTCCAGGCAAGGCTGCTCGCCACTTTCCAGGACATGATGCCCTTGGAGGTGTTCAGGTTCATCAACAGCACCCTGGAGGACCTGGTGGTGAAGAAGCACGGCACCTTGCTGTCGGTGAGCTTCCTCGTGGGCCTGTATCTCGCCAGCAACAGCGTTGATGCGATCCTCGCCGGCTTCAGCGGCAGCACCAACATCACCAAATGGCACAGCCCGCTGAAGCAGCGGCTGCTGAGCTTGGGCCTGCTGGTGGCGCTCACCGCCCTGGCCGTGATCGCCATCCCCTTGCTCACCGTGAGCGGCATCGCCATCCGCTGGGTCACGGACCTCGGCCTGATGCCCGGCGGCCTGGTCACCTACGCGCTCTTCGGCGGCAAATGGATCATCACCATCTTCGTTGTCATCGCAGCGGTATCGCTCCTATACAACGCGGGCGACCCCACCGCGCGGCGCTTCCGGTTCTTCACGCCCGGAGCCCTACTGGCGGTGCTGCTGATCCTGATCGTCTCGCAGGCGCTGGCCTACATGTTCAGCAACATCACCAACTACAACGCCCTCTACGGCTCCATCGGCGCCATCCTGGCGGTGCAGTTCTGGATCTACTTCAACATGATCGCGATCCTGGTGGGCTATGAGCTGAACACCAGCATCGCCCGCGCCCGGATCCTGCGCCGCACCCGGCTCGAAGTGCGCGAGGCGCCCGCATCCTGAACGAACGGATACCTTGGCCGGGCCCTGCGAACCCGATCATGCGCCTTCTTCCGCCACTTGCCTGCGTGCTTCTGCTGATCACCTTCCGCGGCCCTGCGGAGGCGCAGCGCTTCGATGCCACGCGCCCGCCCAACACCTTCCGCAACGCGGACAACCCGCATTACTGGAAGAACCGGCCGCCCTGCGAGGGCTATTGGCAGCAGGATGTCCATTACATCATCGACGCACGGCTCGATGATAGCACCGACGTGCTCACCGCCGAAGCCACGCTGCACTACTGGAACCATTCGCCCGATACGCTGCGGCATGTCTTCTTCCACCTCTATCAGGAAGCCTATGTGCCCGGCTCCTATAACCTGGATCAGGAGCGGGAGAGCTGGCGGTCGCGCACCAACGGACCGTATGCAGGAACACGCGTGCTGGAGCTCAAGCACGATGATGCGGACCTGCGCACCGAGCAGGACAACACCATCCTGAAGGCCTGGCTCGCCGAGCCGCTGCCCCCGGGGGAGCGCGCCACCTTCCGCATTTCGTTCAGCACGCATTGGAGCCTCACCGCCTACCGCCGCATGAAGCTCTTCAGCGCATGGGGCTGGAAGCATTATGACGGCGTGCATTGGTACCCGCGCATCGCCGTGTACGACCGCACGCACGGCTGGGACACGCAGCAGCACCTGGGCAACGAGTTCTATGGCGACTTCGGCACCTTCGATGTCACCCTCGACCTCCCCCACCACTACATCCTCGACGCCACGGGCGTGCTGCAGAACCCGAGCGAATGCCTCCCTGCGGAACTGAGGGCCAAGCTGGACATCCGCAACTTCAAGGACAAGCCGTGGGACGAGGCCCCGAGCACCGTGATCGAACCTTCCGCAGGCAAGCGAAAGAAGTGGAGATTCCACAGTGAGAACACGCACGACTTCGCCTTCACGGCCGATCCCACCTACCGCATCGGCGAGGCCGAATGGAACGGCGTGAAGTGCATCGCCCTGGCGCAGGAACCGCACGCCAGCCAATGGCAGAACGCCGCTGATTACTGCGCGAAGACGATCCAGGCGCTGAGCGAATCCATCGGCATGTACGCCTATCCGAAGATGATCGTGGCCGATGCGCGCGACGGCATGGAGTACCCGATGCTCACCCTCGACAGCGGCAACGACCCCAACTACCGCGGCCTCTTCGTGCATGAGATCGGGCATAACTGGTTCTATGGCATGGTGGGCAACAACGAGACCTACCGCGCTCTGCTCGACGAGGGCTTCACCCAATTCCTCACAGCATGGGGTTTGGAGCTGATCGACGGCGACACCATGGTGGCCGAGCCGTCGGCCACGGCATACGAGCAGCGCTACACGCAACCAGAGCTCGCGCGCGAGAGCGAGGTGTACTACGGCTATCAGCGCGATGCCGTGCGCCTGCGCGTGCCACCCATCAACACGCACAGCGACGAGTTCGGTTACTGGACCGATCGCGGCTACGGCGGATTCGGACACGTGTATGGCAAGACCGCCGTGATGCTCTACAACCTGCAGTACGTGCTCGGCGATTCGCTCTTCCAAAGCGCCATGCAGCACTACTTCGACCGATGGCGCATGTGCCATCCCACCGTAGCTGACATGAGGCAGGCGTTCATCGATTTCTCCGGCGCCGACCTCAACTGGTTCTTCGACCAGTGGATCGAGACCGACAAGACCGTCGACTACGCCGTGAAGCGCATCACGCGGCGCCATCGCGACATGGGCCAGGTGATCACGCTCCGGCGCAAGGGCGACATGCAGATGCCCATCGACCTGCACATCACCGCGAAGGATGGAAGGACCTACGGCTACCACATCCCAAACACCTGGTTCGTGAAGCGCACCGATGCCACCGTGCTGCCGCGCTGGATCGGCTTCGGCGACTTGCGCCGCGACTACACGCTGCAAGTGGACATCCCATCGGGCATCGCCGAGGTGGTGATCGACAGCACCAACCGATTGGCCGACCGATACAAGCTGAACGACCGGATGTCGCTCCCGCTGGAAGTCGGCTTCGACCATCACATCCGCAACCTGCCCGATCGCCGGATCTACGAAGCCGCCGCGCGCCCCGACCTCTGGTGGAACGGCTATGATGGTGTGAAGGCAGGATTCCATCTGAACGGCAACTACATGCGCCACAAGCATCGGCTGCACTTGAGCGCGTGGATCAACACCGGCCTGGCGCAGCATCTGCCTCCTTCCTCCACGGGCTACCTCGGCGACACCTTGAGCACGAGCACGGCCAACCGCTTCGATCGCCTGAGCCTGAATTTCCGCTATTCCAACGGCACAGAGAAATTGCTGCTCGGGTCGAGCGTGTTCGTGCATGCCCGCGCACTCGATGGCCTCAACCGCTTCGGCGGCGGCTTCCGCTGGGACCTGCCCAATGGGCGCACCGAAGCCCAAGCCGAAGCGCTCTACTTCTGGCGCCGCGACAGCACCGACCTGCTCTATCTGCTGCATCAGCAGCAATGGGAGCTCAATGCGCTGAATGCCTCGGTGAACCTGAGCCTGCGCCACCGCTACAGCAAAGGCGGCACCACTGGCAACGTGCTGCTTGAGGCCCGCAACAGCGCACCGGGATCGGCCATGGGCTACGGCTGGATGCGGCTCACGGCGATCAACACCAACCGCAAGGGCCGGCTCGAGTTGCGCACGCGCTTCATCGCGCAGTACGGCAGCGGAAGCACCCCGCGTGAGAGCGCGCTCTACCTCGCCGGTGCTTCACCGGAGGAGATGATGGAGAACAAGTACGTGCGCAGCGCGGGCCTGATGCCTTACGACTGGACCGGCTACGGCAGCGGCATCACCAGCTTCCAGCATGGCGGCGGCCTCGGCCTGCGCGGCTACGCGGGATACCTCGCCCCGGAGACCGACGCCGATGGCAAGCAAGTGCTCACCTACTTGGGCAACACGGGCGCTGCTGTGAGCGGTGAGCTCGACCTCGACGGCCTCGTGCGATTCAGCCCCGGGAAATTCGGTCGCGCGCTGCACCTCGATGCCTACCTCTTCGGAGACGCTGGCGTGATGGGCTACCGCCGCACCGATGGATCGGGCACCGTGCAGGAGCTCGCCCAGCCACGCGCCGATGCCGGCCTGGGATTCGCGCTCACCATCAAGCGCTGGGGGCCGCTCACCGACCTGAAGCCCTTGACCATCCGCTTCGATATGCCGCTCTTCCTCTCCGCGCTGCCCGCTGCAGAAACGGAACACCTCGCCTTCCGCTACATCTTCGCGATCGGACGCAGTTTCTGACGCACCATGAAGCACATCCTTACCTCCCTCCTGCTACTTTGCTCGATCATCGCGCACGCGCAACCGCCCAATGCCGGGGTCTCCGGCCGATGGACCACCATCGACGACAACACCGGCAAGCCGCGCAGCACCGTGGAGATCACGATCAGCAATGGCACGCTCACCGGCCGCATCGTGGACCTCGCCGACAAGGCCAAGCTGGAGAAGGTGTGCGAGAAATGCCCTGATGACCGGAAGAACCAGCGCGTCGTGGGCCTGGAGATCATCCGTGGCATGAAGGCCGATGGCGATGAGTGGGAGGACGGCACCATCCTCGATCCCGAGACCGGCAAGGTGTACGACTGCAAGCTCTGGCTCGAGGACGGGAAGCTGCAGGTGCGCGGCTACATCGCGTTCTTCTTCAGGACACAGACCTGGGTGCGGTGAGCTGAAGGAAGACTGTCGCGGCACCGCACCAGGATGGGCATCGCCATCGCCTACATCGCACCGGCGCCCTACGCCTTCGTCCGCAAGGACATTGAGGGGCTGAGGGAATGCGGCATTGACGTGCGCGTGCATTGCTTCGGTAACCGGGCCTGGCGCTTACCGATCGCGCTGCTGAGCCAATTCATGAGCTTGCTCTGGTGGCGGCTCTCCGGCATCGATGTGGCGGTGGTGCACTTCGCGGGATACCATGCCATGCTGCCTGCGCTATTGGGGTTCAAGACCTTCATCATCATCGCCGGGGCTGATGCATGCGCCTTCCCCGGGATCGAATACGGGAGCTTCCGAAAGCCGACCATGAGCGCAGCCATGCGCTTCGCCATGCGCAGGGCGCGGGCCTTGCTCCCGGTGCATCGAAGCCTCGAGCGCTTCGAGAATCAATACAGCACGTTCGGACCACGTGGAGCAGGGCTATGCGCGCTTCGTGCCCGGACTTCGCACGCGGAGCGTTCCCGTTCCTTATGGCTTCGATGCGCAAGCATGGAGGATCCCTGAAGACTCCGGTGAGCGAACCGGAGCGATCTGCGTGGCCATGGGCGCCGTGAACGGCAACGCGATCCACTTCCGGAAGGGGATCGACCTGATCATCGAAGCGGCGCGGGCGCTGCAGGAAATGCCATTCACGGTAGTGGGAGCAACCGATCCCGGATCCTACACGGAGCTCCCATCGAACCTGCGCGTGCGGGGCGGCGTGAGCCAGGATGAACTGCGGACGCTGCTCAGCGCGAGTTCATTCTACCTGCAACCCTCGGTGATGGAAGGATTCCCCAATGCGCTGTGCGAAGCGATGCTCTGCGGGTGCCTCCCAGTGGTCTCCAGCATGACCTCCATGCCGGAGATCGCCGGCGAATGCGGAGCGGTCGTTCAGGATCGGCGACCGGAGGCGCTCGTTGAGCCGATCCGCAAGCTGACGATGATTGAACCTGGGCAAGCCGCCATGCAACGGGTGCACGCACGCGATCGCATCCTGGAATACGGCCTGTCCCGTCGAATGGCCTCGCTATGCCACGTGATCGGGATGGAAATGCCATCGCGCCAAGGCGAATAGATTTGCCGCCCCATGCTGAAGCCCCTGCGCGAACTCAGCACCCATGTGAAAGCACACGGGCTCGCGCGCGGCATTCGGCTCGTTTGGCTGAAGAGCCGTCGAACCGGTGGACTGGCGCGCATCTCATCGCCGGTTACAGGCGGGAGCGTATGGGTCCGGCCCGGCACTTCGGACATGGCCATCTACGACCAGATCGTGCTGCACCCGTACCTGCCTGCGGATCGGGCATTCAAGACCATTGTCGATTGCGGGTCTAACATCGGCCTTACCGTCCGGTTCCTGAAGGCCGCCTATCCCCAGGTCCGCATCATCGCCATCGAACCAGATGCT from Flavobacteriales bacterium encodes the following:
- the nadC gene encoding carboxylating nicotinate-nucleotide diphosphorylase, coding for MSVLPPGTDELIARALAEDIGAGDHTTLATIPEGSKGSARLLVKQPGILAGVELASSIAQHFDSRLQIRPYLMDGANVSVGDVAFHLIGPQRSILTVERVLLNFMQRLSGIATLTRRYVDAVNGTGCTILDTRKTTPTLRALEKWAVQLGGGANHRHGLYDMVMIKDNHHDMLGGIPQAIAAARAYLDRKQLDLKIEVEVRGLDELELVLRHGGVDRVMLDNFTPSVLRKAVELISGRFETEASGGITLDTVRSFAETGVDFISVGALTHSAPSLDLSLKAA
- a CDS encoding YihY/virulence factor BrkB family protein, which produces MIERLQRKILFSRPFRRIIAWATRIILPGFEGFNLYQIARFFIGALAKGHIVTRASAIAFKLFLAFFPAVIVLLTLIPYVPIADFQARLLATFQDMMPLEVFRFINSTLEDLVVKKHGTLLSVSFLVGLYLASNSVDAILAGFSGSTNITKWHSPLKQRLLSLGLLVALTALAVIAIPLLTVSGIAIRWVTDLGLMPGGLVTYALFGGKWIITIFVVIAAVSLLYNAGDPTARRFRFFTPGALLAVLLILIVSQALAYMFSNITNYNALYGSIGAILAVQFWIYFNMIAILVGYELNTSIARARILRRTRLEVREAPAS
- a CDS encoding M1 family metallopeptidase, whose amino-acid sequence is MLLLITFRGPAEAQRFDATRPPNTFRNADNPHYWKNRPPCEGYWQQDVHYIIDARLDDSTDVLTAEATLHYWNHSPDTLRHVFFHLYQEAYVPGSYNLDQERESWRSRTNGPYAGTRVLELKHDDADLRTEQDNTILKAWLAEPLPPGERATFRISFSTHWSLTAYRRMKLFSAWGWKHYDGVHWYPRIAVYDRTHGWDTQQHLGNEFYGDFGTFDVTLDLPHHYILDATGVLQNPSECLPAELRAKLDIRNFKDKPWDEAPSTVIEPSAGKRKKWRFHSENTHDFAFTADPTYRIGEAEWNGVKCIALAQEPHASQWQNAADYCAKTIQALSESIGMYAYPKMIVADARDGMEYPMLTLDSGNDPNYRGLFVHEIGHNWFYGMVGNNETYRALLDEGFTQFLTAWGLELIDGDTMVAEPSATAYEQRYTQPELARESEVYYGYQRDAVRLRVPPINTHSDEFGYWTDRGYGGFGHVYGKTAVMLYNLQYVLGDSLFQSAMQHYFDRWRMCHPTVADMRQAFIDFSGADLNWFFDQWIETDKTVDYAVKRITRRHRDMGQVITLRRKGDMQMPIDLHITAKDGRTYGYHIPNTWFVKRTDATVLPRWIGFGDLRRDYTLQVDIPSGIAEVVIDSTNRLADRYKLNDRMSLPLEVGFDHHIRNLPDRRIYEAAARPDLWWNGYDGVKAGFHLNGNYMRHKHRLHLSAWINTGLAQHLPPSSTGYLGDTLSTSTANRFDRLSLNFRYSNGTEKLLLGSSVFVHARALDGLNRFGGGFRWDLPNGRTEAQAEALYFWRRDSTDLLYLLHQQQWELNALNASVNLSLRHRYSKGGTTGNVLLEARNSAPGSAMGYGWMRLTAINTNRKGRLELRTRFIAQYGSGSTPRESALYLAGASPEEMMENKYVRSAGLMPYDWTGYGSGITSFQHGGGLGLRGYAGYLAPETDADGKQVLTYLGNTGAAVSGELDLDGLVRFSPGKFGRALHLDAYLFGDAGVMGYRRTDGSGTVQELAQPRADAGLGFALTIKRWGPLTDLKPLTIRFDMPLFLSALPAAETEHLAFRYIFAIGRSF
- a CDS encoding DUF2147 domain-containing protein, giving the protein MKHILTSLLLLCSIIAHAQPPNAGVSGRWTTIDDNTGKPRSTVEITISNGTLTGRIVDLADKAKLEKVCEKCPDDRKNQRVVGLEIIRGMKADGDEWEDGTILDPETGKVYDCKLWLEDGKLQVRGYIAFFFRTQTWVR
- a CDS encoding glycosyltransferase family 4 protein; this encodes MGAVNGNAIHFRKGIDLIIEAARALQEMPFTVVGATDPGSYTELPSNLRVRGGVSQDELRTLLSASSFYLQPSVMEGFPNALCEAMLCGCLPVVSSMTSMPEIAGECGAVVQDRRPEALVEPIRKLTMIEPGQAAMQRVHARDRILEYGLSRRMASLCHVIGMEMPSRQGE